A genomic window from Methanobrevibacter sp. TLL-48-HuF1 includes:
- a CDS encoding TetR/AcrR family transcriptional regulator produces MEIELDKTEQKIVDATIFLLDKKGMNGTTTKKIAKKAEVSEVTVFRKFKSKDNLLKIAKIYYSDYFLEKISDIFTNYEDTDLESLLKNTWWKLVNFLDNNMDIIKIALDELMSSPEEEKMFSKFSDEVLKNLTNIFQEQIDKGKIRKINPSAAALTVFSVIVEGIIFWKFESKVSNDDTNKYLDDFLDIFINGITN; encoded by the coding sequence ATGGAAATTGAACTAGATAAAACAGAACAAAAAATTGTTGATGCAACAATATTTCTTTTAGATAAGAAAGGGATGAACGGCACAACAACTAAAAAAATAGCTAAAAAAGCTGAAGTTAGTGAAGTTACTGTTTTTAGAAAGTTTAAATCTAAAGATAATCTTTTAAAAATAGCTAAGATTTATTATTCAGATTATTTCCTAGAGAAAATAAGTGATATTTTCACTAATTACGAAGATACAGATTTGGAATCATTATTAAAGAATACATGGTGGAAACTTGTAAATTTTTTAGATAATAATATGGACATTATTAAAATAGCTTTAGATGAGCTAATGTCCAGTCCTGAAGAAGAAAAAATGTTTTCAAAATTTTCAGATGAAGTTCTTAAAAATCTGACCAATATTTTCCAGGAACAGATTGATAAAGGAAAAATACGTAAAATCAATCCTTCAGCAGCAGCATTAACTGTGTTTAGTGTAATTGTTGAAGGAATAATATTCTGGAAATTCGAATCAAAAGTTTCCAATGATGATACTAATAAATATCTTGATGATTTTTTAGATATATTTATTAACGGTATAACCAACTAA
- a CDS encoding UPF0280 family protein, whose amino-acid sequence MEFQHIDLNQTHIRLTTDLKNSNLKNYILKLRKELEHHIAKNKDFQLSLEPVSPGEENLSEIIKRMYTASSYCDVGPMACVAGCISEMSLDYLISKKSEYSIVENGGDIAIINSKQAVCGIYSNNPILGNKIGFKLKARKTPLGICTSSGKIGHSISFGQSDSVTVLSKKASIADGLATRIANEVVGQNSEDKVSNALEASENYKELFDGVLIISQDNVGTVGKLPKIVETEEFNVKM is encoded by the coding sequence ATGGAATTCCAACATATTGATTTAAATCAGACCCATATCAGATTAACAACTGATTTAAAAAACAGTAACCTGAAAAATTACATATTAAAACTAAGAAAAGAACTGGAACATCATATAGCTAAAAATAAAGATTTTCAATTATCTCTAGAACCTGTCAGTCCTGGTGAAGAGAATTTAAGTGAAATAATAAAAAGAATGTATACTGCTTCCAGTTACTGTGATGTAGGTCCTATGGCCTGTGTTGCAGGATGCATATCTGAAATGTCTCTTGATTATTTAATTTCCAAAAAATCAGAATATTCTATTGTTGAAAATGGAGGAGACATAGCTATTATAAACAGTAAACAAGCAGTATGTGGCATTTACTCAAATAACCCCATATTAGGAAATAAAATTGGATTTAAATTAAAAGCAAGAAAAACACCTCTTGGAATCTGCACATCATCAGGTAAAATTGGACACTCAATAAGCTTTGGTCAATCAGACAGTGTTACAGTACTAAGTAAAAAGGCATCAATAGCTGACGGACTGGCTACCAGAATAGCTAATGAAGTTGTTGGACAAAATAGTGAAGATAAAGTATCAAATGCTCTTGAAGCTAGTGAAAACTATAAAGAGTTATTTGATGGAGTTTTAATTATTTCTCAGGATAATGTAGGAACTGTTGGAAAACTGCCAAAAATTGTTGAAACTGAAGAATTTAATGTTAAGATGTGA
- a CDS encoding TatD family hydrolase, protein MIDTHCHIDFEDYDSDRTDVIKRAKEKLDAVIDSGTSLEGNQTVLNLSKENEGFIYPTFGFHPVTSQKCTNEELHEAQKHLIDNINDIVAIGEVGMDFFYVKDKSLRARQKEIFTSFIEIANDYKVPLLMHVRDCEKKALNIINEYEDLPYVVFHCFSGSLKTAKRIMEHDNYYMSFSTMLCYSQRHQELIKDIKLDHVLTETDSPYLAMTKEERNEPANVIKACEKIAEIKEMDLNTVDEITTNNAKRVFNI, encoded by the coding sequence ATGATAGATACACATTGCCACATAGATTTTGAAGATTATGACAGCGACAGAACAGATGTAATCAAAAGAGCAAAAGAAAAGCTGGATGCAGTAATTGACTCTGGAACAAGCCTTGAAGGCAATCAAACTGTATTAAATTTATCAAAAGAAAATGAAGGATTTATTTATCCAACTTTCGGATTTCATCCTGTAACTTCACAGAAATGTACAAATGAAGAACTGCACGAAGCTCAAAAACATTTAATTGATAATATTAATGATATTGTAGCTATTGGTGAAGTAGGAATGGACTTTTTTTATGTAAAAGATAAATCCTTAAGAGCAAGACAAAAAGAAATATTTACTAGCTTTATTGAAATAGCTAATGACTATAAAGTCCCATTGCTTATGCATGTTCGTGACTGTGAGAAAAAAGCACTGAATATTATTAACGAATACGAAGACCTGCCATATGTAGTGTTTCACTGCTTTAGCGGAAGTTTAAAAACAGCTAAAAGAATAATGGAACATGACAACTATTATATGAGCTTTTCCACAATGCTTTGTTACTCACAAAGACATCAGGAATTAATAAAAGACATTAAATTGGATCATGTTTTAACTGAAACCGACAGCCCGTATCTGGCTATGACAAAAGAAGAAAGAAACGAACCAGCTAATGTTATTAAAGCTTGTGAAAAAATAGCTGAAATTAAAGAAATGGATTTAAACACTGTTGATGAAATAACAACCAACAATGCAAAAAGAGTATTTAATATCTAA
- a CDS encoding Ig-like domain-containing protein: MKKDKKKLIVILLIIVVILLLTLITLMTNFGKESSEINIISKDTLKNGDTISITLKDSNGNPISDQKVDIIIENEKNQQVTTDEMGNGVLQLNRISDGQYTVKVIYNGNDKYSKSETTQSLTISDQTTSLSNSESSSSDKTENIMSEDGYSYKTGYGPDYDCLGVSREEAAAKGWHYIPGMDDEGNDMGAYVPYDYNAGCYHT, encoded by the coding sequence ATGAAAAAAGATAAGAAGAAACTTATCGTCATACTGTTAATAATTGTTGTTATCCTACTTTTAACACTAATAACATTAATGACTAATTTTGGAAAGGAATCCAGTGAAATAAATATTATAAGCAAGGATACTTTAAAAAATGGAGACACAATTTCAATTACACTAAAAGATTCAAATGGAAATCCCATATCTGATCAAAAAGTAGATATAATAATTGAAAATGAAAAGAATCAACAAGTAACAACTGATGAAATGGGCAATGGCGTGCTACAACTTAACAGAATCAGTGACGGACAATACACTGTAAAAGTCATTTACAACGGAAACGACAAATATTCCAAAAGTGAAACTACACAATCATTAACAATATCTGACCAAACCACATCATTAAGTAATAGTGAAAGTAGTTCCAGCGATAAAACTGAAAACATAATGAGTGAAGACGGATATTCGTATAAAACTGGATATGGACCTGATTATGATTGTTTAGGAGTTAGTCGTGAAGAAGCAGCTGCTAAAGGATGGCACTATATTCCAGGTATGGATGATGAAGGAAATGATATGGGAGCATATGTTCCATATGATTATAATGCAGGATGTTACCATACATAA
- a CDS encoding pyrroline-5-carboxylate reductase, producing the protein MNLGIIGYGNIGELISQNIINHDFYNLNKLYIANRTLSKINHLKDTDPHISVTDDNTEVARNCEKIIISVKTSDLINVLEQIKPHLNKDTQIIHTCAGIDLKFEDNGLSCVIPTISSTYDKNNPKKGVSIIMHDENVSAENKDFVEDLFSKFSHIKVVDNTLDLEIATIAASCMPAFIALSLDLFANKLEERCNLSKEETFKILAETLNSTTYILNEDIYSPDELINKVATKNGITQKGLDVLDEDLPAIYKRLICNLL; encoded by the coding sequence ATGAACCTCGGAATTATTGGATATGGAAATATTGGAGAGCTTATCAGTCAAAACATAATCAATCATGATTTTTATAATTTAAATAAACTCTACATTGCAAATAGAACACTTTCTAAAATAAATCACCTGAAAGATACTGACCCCCACATATCAGTTACAGATGATAATACAGAAGTTGCAAGAAACTGCGAAAAAATAATAATTTCAGTAAAAACCTCCGATTTGATAAATGTTTTAGAGCAAATAAAACCACACCTAAATAAAGATACTCAAATTATACATACCTGTGCAGGAATAGATTTAAAATTTGAAGATAACGGTTTAAGCTGTGTCATTCCAACAATATCATCAACATACGATAAAAACAATCCCAAAAAAGGTGTTTCCATTATTATGCATGATGAAAATGTTTCTGCGGAAAATAAAGATTTTGTTGAAGACCTATTTTCAAAATTCAGCCATATAAAAGTTGTTGACAATACTCTTGATTTGGAAATAGCTACAATAGCTGCCAGCTGTATGCCTGCATTTATAGCTCTTAGTTTAGACCTTTTTGCAAACAAACTTGAAGAGAGATGCAATCTGTCAAAAGAAGAAACGTTTAAAATACTTGCGGAAACATTAAACAGTACAACATACATATTAAATGAGGATATTTACTCACCTGATGAATTAATTAACAAAGTTGCAACAAAAAACGGAATAACACAAAAAGGATTGGATGTTTTAGATGAAGACTTACCTGCCATTTATAAAAGGTTAATATGTAACTTATTATAG
- a CDS encoding UPF0058 family protein codes for MYKDEMIQLHQFLVYILKYLAENDQIKNDCSEYISLKISPHHIHKTKAEHKHAIFVLCKIIAQVINEKDKNSIPDNVCNSLADLVKRSQNDIKMD; via the coding sequence ATGTACAAAGATGAAATGATACAATTACATCAATTTTTAGTTTATATTTTAAAATATTTAGCAGAAAACGATCAAATAAAAAACGATTGTAGCGAATACATATCCCTTAAAATAAGCCCTCACCACATCCATAAAACAAAAGCAGAACACAAACATGCTATTTTTGTTCTCTGTAAAATAATTGCACAGGTAATAAACGAAAAAGATAAAAATTCAATACCGGACAATGTATGTAACTCTTTAGCAGATCTTGTTAAAAGGTCTCAAAATGATATAAAAATGGATTAA
- a CDS encoding 2,3-phosphoglycerate synthetase, with protein sequence MKSTSKMLCLVDGEHYLPVTQESIDVLNNLEHIDIVAAVFIGGTEKLRDDSEESYSEVLGVPVQFAKNDDIPYDIIVEMIKKYDVDAVMDLSDEPILDYPKRFKIACKTLAQGVSYQGPDFKFDPVTQYEIMEKPSIKIIGTGKRIGKTAVSGFVSRLIDKNGYEPCVIAMGRGGPQEPEIVHGEQLEITPEFLLEQSEKGVHAASDHWEDALMSRILTIGCRRCGGGMAGEVFLTNMKKGAKLANQVDSKFAIFEGSGAAIPPIKTDKNIVLIGANQPLNNIIDYFGPYRIGLGDLIILTMCEEPMCNEEKREYIEHFIKEINPKAKVISTVFRPKPLADISGKKVLFATTAPKSIEHELVDYLETNYNCEIVGTTPHLSNRPLLKKDIEKHMDEADIMLTELKAAAVDVATKDSIKAGLDVVYCDNIPVPINYKYPDLSKSVLEIVDEAIKDFNKD encoded by the coding sequence ATGAAAAGTACTAGTAAAATGCTCTGTTTAGTTGACGGAGAACATTACCTTCCTGTCACCCAAGAATCAATCGATGTTTTAAATAACTTAGAACATATCGACATAGTAGCTGCTGTTTTCATTGGAGGAACTGAAAAATTAAGAGATGACTCTGAAGAATCATATTCTGAAGTTTTAGGTGTTCCAGTGCAATTTGCAAAAAATGATGATATTCCCTATGACATTATTGTAGAAATGATTAAAAAATATGATGTAGATGCTGTGATGGATTTAAGTGATGAACCTATCCTGGATTATCCTAAACGATTTAAAATAGCTTGTAAAACACTTGCACAAGGGGTAAGTTATCAGGGTCCTGATTTTAAATTTGATCCAGTTACACAATATGAAATAATGGAAAAACCTTCAATAAAAATAATCGGAACTGGAAAAAGAATAGGAAAAACAGCAGTTTCAGGATTTGTATCCAGATTAATTGATAAAAACGGATATGAACCATGTGTAATAGCCATGGGAAGAGGCGGACCTCAAGAACCGGAAATAGTTCACGGAGAACAGCTTGAAATAACCCCTGAATTTTTATTGGAACAGTCTGAAAAAGGAGTTCATGCAGCTAGTGATCACTGGGAAGATGCTTTAATGAGCAGAATCTTAACAATAGGCTGCAGACGTTGTGGAGGTGGAATGGCAGGTGAAGTCTTTTTAACCAATATGAAAAAAGGAGCGAAATTAGCTAATCAGGTAGATTCTAAATTTGCTATATTTGAAGGTAGTGGAGCAGCAATTCCTCCAATTAAAACAGATAAAAATATTGTACTTATCGGTGCAAATCAACCATTAAACAATATTATAGATTATTTTGGACCTTATAGAATTGGTCTTGGTGATTTAATTATTTTAACAATGTGTGAAGAACCAATGTGCAATGAAGAAAAAAGAGAATACATTGAACACTTTATAAAAGAAATAAATCCAAAAGCAAAAGTAATCTCAACTGTATTTAGACCAAAACCGTTAGCAGATATTTCCGGTAAAAAAGTGCTGTTTGCTACAACTGCTCCAAAAAGTATTGAACATGAATTAGTTGACTATCTGGAAACCAATTATAACTGTGAAATCGTTGGAACCACCCCACACTTATCCAACAGACCTCTTTTGAAAAAAGACATAGAAAAACACATGGATGAAGCAGATATAATGCTTACTGAACTTAAAGCAGCTGCTGTTGATGTAGCTACTAAAGACTCAATAAAAGCTGGTTTAGATGTGGTATACTGTGACAATATACCAGTTCCAATAAATTACAAATATCCTGATTTATCCAAATCTGTTTTAGAAATAGTTGATGAAGCTATCAAAGATTTTAATAAAGATTAA
- the mtxX gene encoding methanogenesis marker protein Mmp4/MtxX, with the protein MITIAVGVGENKNILEACDIFKTQKPDVNMELIENDEKLAKSISDKNINATIRGSLSASNVLKQLKESYPKISRATYINGEGHEFLISSVGIDEGNTLEEKLNIAIHCINFMKKLEKTPKIATLSYARPGDYGRSKEINQSLDDTEKLSKLIEKHTNQKIENQCVLIDQAIKNKCNILIAPNGIVGNTIFRTLVLLNSWPSFGAITFGINEIYIDTSRDQSTEGYLRSLELAYKLAKL; encoded by the coding sequence ATGATAACTATAGCTGTTGGAGTTGGAGAAAATAAAAACATCTTAGAAGCCTGTGATATTTTTAAAACACAAAAACCAGATGTCAATATGGAATTAATCGAAAATGACGAAAAACTTGCCAAAAGTATTTCAGACAAAAATATAAATGCAACAATAAGAGGCTCACTATCTGCATCTAATGTTTTAAAACAACTAAAAGAAAGTTATCCCAAAATATCAAGAGCCACCTACATCAATGGCGAAGGTCATGAATTTTTAATAAGCTCTGTCGGCATTGATGAGGGAAACACATTAGAAGAAAAGCTTAATATAGCTATTCATTGTATAAATTTCATGAAAAAACTTGAAAAAACTCCTAAAATAGCTACACTTTCATATGCAAGACCTGGAGATTACGGCAGAAGCAAAGAAATTAACCAGTCACTGGATGATACTGAAAAGCTCAGCAAATTAATTGAAAAGCATACAAATCAAAAAATTGAAAACCAGTGTGTATTAATTGACCAGGCTATAAAAAATAAATGTAACATACTAATAGCTCCAAATGGAATTGTAGGAAATACTATTTTTAGAACCCTTGTTTTATTAAACTCATGGCCAAGCTTTGGAGCAATAACATTTGGTATTAATGAAATATACATTGACACCAGCCGTGATCAAAGTACAGAAGGTTATTTACGCAGCTTAGAATTAGCATATAAATTGGCCAAACTTTAA
- the comA gene encoding phosphosulfolactate synthase produces the protein MKSFNFLLKKREEKPRKKGITMVLDKGLGLETAESLMNISGDYVDYLKFGWGTSIVHEQDIIKDKVAMYKSHNITPYTGGTLFELAYMNDKLEEFFQEAHDLGFEAIEVSDGSTTISHDKKLECIESAKKDGFEVLSEVGKKDPGLDKELSLDERIDYMQNELESGSSLIIVEAREGGKNIGIYDKSGNAKEDEIDYILDNFDGNKILWEAPNKDQQVFFILKLGNDVNLGNVSTDDITSLETLRRGLRGDTVGKI, from the coding sequence TTGAAATCTTTTAATTTTTTACTTAAAAAAAGAGAAGAAAAACCAAGAAAAAAAGGTATAACAATGGTTCTAGACAAAGGTTTAGGATTGGAAACTGCTGAAAGTTTAATGAATATCTCTGGAGATTATGTAGATTACTTAAAATTTGGATGGGGAACATCAATTGTACATGAACAGGATATAATCAAAGATAAGGTTGCTATGTATAAATCTCATAACATAACTCCATATACTGGCGGAACTCTTTTTGAATTAGCATATATGAATGATAAATTAGAAGAATTTTTTCAGGAAGCTCATGACTTAGGTTTTGAGGCTATTGAAGTATCTGACGGGTCAACAACAATATCTCATGATAAAAAATTAGAATGTATAGAATCAGCTAAAAAAGACGGTTTTGAAGTATTGTCTGAAGTGGGTAAAAAAGATCCTGGATTAGATAAGGAACTGTCTTTAGATGAAAGAATAGATTATATGCAAAATGAATTGGAATCTGGGTCATCATTAATCATTGTAGAAGCAAGAGAAGGTGGAAAAAACATTGGAATTTATGATAAATCAGGAAATGCAAAAGAAGATGAAATAGATTATATTTTAGATAATTTCGATGGAAATAAAATCCTTTGGGAAGCTCCAAACAAAGACCAGCAAGTATTTTTCATTTTAAAACTTGGAAATGATGTTAATTTAGGTAATGTGTCAACTGATGATATTACTTCCCTTGAAACCTTAAGAAGAGGTTTGAGAGGAGATACCGTAGGAAAAATTTAA
- the uppS gene encoding polyprenyl diphosphate synthase: MGENFIYKIYEWYISRNLESSKMPKHVAIIMDGNRRYSKIQGNMDVVTGHEIGVDTLEKVLDWTIELGIEIVTAYAFSTENFNRPEHEVEGLMNLFFKNFKRLVDHEKIHKNEVKVKVVGRIDLLPDNVKEAINDAEEATKHYNKRQLNLAIGYDGRLEIVDSVKKIIKDVEKGLITVDDVDEDLISKNLYTAGLDDPNLIIRTSGEERLSGFLLWQSSYSELYFCESLWPELRKVDFLRAIRSYQERERRFGV; encoded by the coding sequence ATGGGTGAAAATTTTATTTATAAAATATATGAATGGTATATTTCCAGAAATTTAGAATCCTCCAAAATGCCTAAACATGTTGCAATCATCATGGATGGTAACAGACGTTATTCTAAGATTCAGGGAAATATGGATGTTGTAACAGGACATGAAATTGGAGTAGACACTCTAGAAAAAGTTTTAGACTGGACAATAGAACTTGGAATTGAAATAGTAACAGCATATGCATTCTCAACAGAAAATTTTAACAGACCAGAACATGAAGTAGAAGGACTGATGAATTTATTCTTTAAAAACTTTAAAAGACTTGTTGATCATGAAAAAATCCATAAAAACGAAGTAAAAGTCAAAGTAGTAGGAAGAATCGATTTATTACCTGATAATGTAAAAGAAGCTATTAACGATGCCGAAGAAGCAACTAAACATTATAACAAAAGACAACTTAATTTAGCTATTGGATATGACGGTCGTTTAGAAATTGTAGATTCAGTTAAAAAAATCATCAAAGATGTTGAAAAAGGATTAATAACAGTTGATGATGTTGATGAAGATTTAATAAGTAAAAACCTTTATACTGCAGGATTAGATGATCCTAATCTAATCATCAGAACAAGCGGAGAAGAAAGATTAAGCGGATTCTTACTATGGCAATCCTCATACTCTGAATTATACTTCTGTGAAAGTTTATGGCCAGAACTTAGGAAAGTAGATTTCTTAAGAGCTATCAGATCATACCAAGAAAGAGAACGTAGATTTGGAGTATAA
- a CDS encoding methanogenesis marker 16 metalloprotein — protein sequence MKERTIDQINKKIENNEANIYTAEEFKKLIKEDNAPDFEEVDVVTTGTCGVMSGTAAIFNFTVSKPGVFMRAKNIYLNGVPANIGPCPNEWLGSVDLILHGTSKSLEDPSYGGGFLLKDILEGKDIDVKVEAINGDIIESTTNIDEITRAQMIGTRMAFKNYTAFVNPSAEPVSSIFSAIPLEGNLKGLTFSGCGDLNPLQNDPNNLIIGNGTRVLLNGAEAIVLGQGTRSSPEKPNLMVSGNLKDMEANYVGGFKTGEGGEVYDTLAIPIPVLNEEIYNNLLIKNSDIPLTVADIKGRHLPLTQTNYGAMWDNHELRPKYVSDNCNCDICTVEEVCPTNAFKNKKLDLSKCFGCGMCVHYCKNNSFTMDAGNVDLEIEGKKHNVPIICRQSDALRANKLSLKLKKMIKNQEFKL from the coding sequence TTGAAAGAGAGAACAATTGACCAGATTAATAAAAAAATTGAAAATAATGAAGCCAACATATACACAGCAGAAGAGTTTAAAAAACTTATAAAAGAAGACAATGCTCCAGACTTTGAAGAAGTGGATGTAGTAACTACTGGAACATGTGGAGTTATGAGCGGTACTGCAGCTATCTTTAACTTTACAGTATCAAAGCCAGGAGTATTTATGAGGGCAAAAAACATTTATTTAAATGGTGTTCCTGCAAATATCGGCCCATGTCCTAATGAATGGTTAGGTTCTGTAGATTTAATTCTTCATGGAACTTCAAAATCACTAGAAGACCCATCATATGGTGGAGGATTCTTACTGAAAGATATTCTTGAAGGAAAAGATATTGATGTTAAAGTTGAAGCAATTAATGGAGATATTATAGAATCAACAACAAACATTGATGAAATTACAAGGGCACAAATGATTGGAACACGTATGGCGTTTAAGAATTACACTGCATTTGTAAATCCATCTGCTGAACCTGTTTCATCAATATTTTCAGCTATTCCTCTGGAAGGAAACTTGAAAGGATTGACATTTTCAGGATGTGGAGATTTAAATCCACTTCAAAATGATCCAAATAATTTAATAATTGGGAATGGAACTAGAGTATTATTAAATGGTGCTGAAGCTATTGTTTTAGGGCAAGGAACAAGAAGTTCACCTGAAAAACCAAATTTAATGGTTTCAGGAAATCTTAAAGATATGGAAGCAAATTATGTTGGAGGATTTAAAACAGGTGAAGGCGGAGAAGTTTATGATACACTGGCTATTCCAATTCCAGTTTTAAACGAAGAAATATACAATAATTTATTAATTAAAAATAGTGATATTCCGTTAACTGTAGCTGATATTAAAGGCCGTCATTTACCTTTAACACAAACTAACTATGGTGCAATGTGGGATAACCATGAGCTAAGACCAAAATATGTCTCAGATAACTGTAATTGTGATATTTGTACAGTTGAGGAAGTATGTCCGACAAATGCTTTTAAAAATAAAAAACTGGATTTATCTAAGTGTTTTGGTTGTGGAATGTGTGTACATTATTGTAAAAACAATAGCTTTACAATGGATGCGGGTAATGTTGATTTGGAAATAGAAGGCAAAAAACATAATGTTCCAATTATTTGCAGGCAGTCAGATGCCTTAAGAGCTAATAAATTATCTTTAAAATTGAAGAAAATGATTAAAAATCAGGAATTTAAATTATAA
- a CDS encoding YhgE/Pip domain-containing protein yields the protein MSIDKIFHIMKKDSKAIFKNPAVVITIIAIIILPSLYALLNIDACWDPYGNTDNLDFAVVNNDQNATYNNASYNFGDKVIDKLEDNDDFAWDFVDEDDARDGVENGTYYAAIIIPENFSSNLLSINDQNPKQAELTYLINEKTNPVASRMSNNAVNQIQSKINDEVIQTVNSVAFNQLSVMGQTTPQSSLSQLSYMNSSGVDNYFYSPTEVTKEKINPVDNYGSEVSPFYIVLSIWVGCVISIALIKARYLGESLYKPLELYFGRMGLFLVIGLLQSTVTIIGAFWLGIEVSNPGLFIGCVYLITLAFMTFIYSLLSLFGNGGKALAIIILVLQISTTNGIYPVYVMNDFFQALSPYLPMTHAIALLRNALLGVYWPTFFTGVYAMIGMIIGTLIVTIIIKEKFDKVANKFEQALKDSGLF from the coding sequence ATGTCAATAGATAAAATATTTCATATAATGAAAAAGGATTCAAAAGCAATCTTTAAAAATCCTGCTGTTGTTATTACAATAATAGCAATTATTATTTTACCATCCTTATATGCACTTTTAAATATTGATGCATGCTGGGATCCTTATGGAAATACAGATAATTTGGATTTTGCAGTAGTAAACAATGATCAAAACGCAACATATAACAATGCTTCATATAACTTTGGAGATAAGGTAATTGATAAATTGGAAGACAATGATGATTTTGCATGGGATTTTGTAGACGAGGATGATGCCCGGGACGGGGTGGAAAATGGAACGTATTATGCTGCTATAATAATACCTGAGAATTTCTCCTCAAATTTATTATCAATCAATGATCAAAATCCAAAACAAGCAGAATTAACATATTTAATAAATGAAAAAACAAATCCTGTTGCTTCAAGAATGAGTAACAATGCAGTAAATCAGATACAAAGTAAAATAAATGATGAGGTTATTCAAACTGTAAACAGTGTAGCATTTAACCAATTATCAGTAATGGGTCAAACAACACCTCAATCAAGCTTATCACAATTATCTTATATGAATTCAAGTGGTGTAGATAACTATTTCTACTCCCCAACTGAAGTTACAAAAGAAAAAATAAATCCTGTAGATAATTACGGTTCAGAAGTATCTCCGTTTTACATAGTACTTTCAATATGGGTTGGTTGTGTAATTTCAATTGCATTGATTAAAGCAAGATACTTAGGTGAATCATTATACAAACCATTAGAACTTTATTTCGGTAGAATGGGATTATTTTTAGTAATAGGATTATTGCAATCAACAGTAACAATAATTGGTGCATTCTGGTTAGGAATTGAAGTCTCTAATCCTGGACTGTTCATAGGATGTGTTTATTTAATAACATTAGCATTTATGACATTTATTTATTCATTGCTGTCATTATTTGGTAATGGTGGTAAAGCATTAGCTATTATTATATTGGTACTTCAAATATCTACAACAAATGGTATTTATCCGGTATATGTAATGAATGACTTTTTCCAAGCATTAAGTCCATATTTACCTATGACTCATGCTATAGCTTTACTTAGAAATGCATTACTTGGTGTTTATTGGCCAACATTTTTCACTGGTGTTTATGCAATGATTGGAATGATTATTGGAACATTGATTGTAACAATTATTATTAAAGAAAAATTCGATAAAGTAGCTAATAAATTTGAACAAGCATTAAAAGACTCAGGATTATTCTAA